A region of Ictidomys tridecemlineatus isolate mIctTri1 chromosome 4, mIctTri1.hap1, whole genome shotgun sequence DNA encodes the following proteins:
- the Aldh1b1 gene encoding aldehyde dehydrogenase X, mitochondrial, which translates to MLRFLVPRLLCLQGRTARYFSAAALPSPISNPDIRYNQLFINNEWQDAVSKKTFPTVNPTTGEVIGHVAEGDRADVDRAVKAAREAFRLGSPWRRMDASERGRLLNRLADLVERDRVYLASLETLDNGKPFQESYALDLDEVIKVYRYFAGWADKWHGKTIPMDGEHFCFTRHEPVGVCGQIIPWNFPLVMQGWKLAPALATGNTVVMKVAEQTPLSALYLASLIKEAGFPPGVVNIITGYGPTAGAAIAQHMDVDKVAFTGSTEVGHLIQKAAGDSNLKRVTLELGGKSPSIVLADADMGHAVDQCHEALFFNMGQCCCAGSRTFVEESIYDEFLERTVEKAKQRKVGNPFELDTQQGPQVDKEQFERILGYIRLGQKEGAKLLCGGERFGERGFFIKPTVFGGVQDDMTIAKEEIFGPVQPLFKFKKIEEVIERANNTRYGLAAAVFTRDLDKAMYFTQALQAGTVWVNTYNIVTCHTPFGGFKESGNGRELGEDGLRAYTEVKTVTIKVPQKNS; encoded by the coding sequence ATGCTGCGCTTCCTGGTTCCCCGGCTGCTTTGCCTCCAGGGCAGGACTGCCCGGTACTTCTCAGCAGCAGCCCTCCcaagcccaatctccaacccagACATCCGCTACAACCAGCTGTTCATCAACAACGAGTGGCAAGACGCAGTCAGCAAGAAGACCTTCCCCACTGTCAACCCCACCACCGGTGAGGTCATCGGGCACGTGGCTGAAGGGGACAGGGCCGATGTGGACAGGGCAGTGAAAGCAGCCCGTGAGGCCTTCCGCCTGGGGTCCCCGTGGCGCCGCATGGATGCATCTGAGCGGGGCCGGCTGTTGAACCGCCTGGCAGACCTAGTGGAGCGGGATCGTGTCTACTTGGCCTCCCTGGAGACCTTGGACAACGGGAAGCCTTTCCAAGAGTCTTACGCCTTGGACCTGGATGAGGTCATCAAGGTGTACCGCTACTTTGCCGGCTGGGCTGACAAGTGGCATGGCAAGACCATCCCCATGGATGGCGAGCACTTCTGCTTCACCCGGCACGAGCCTGTGGGCGTCTGTGGCCAGATAATACCCTGGAACTTCCCCTTGGTCATGCAAGGCTGGAAGCTGGCCCCGGCCCTGGCCACAGGCAACACCGTGGTCATGAAGGTTGCAGAGCAGACCCCCCTTTCTGCCCTGTACCTGGCCTCCCTCATCAAGGAGGCTGGCTTTCCCCCTGGGGTGGTGAACATCATCACGGGCTACGGCCCTACAGCAGGAGCCGCCATTGCTCAGCACATGGATGTTGACAAAGTTGCCTTCACCGGCTCCACGGAGGTGGGGCACCTGATCCAGAAGGCTGCCGGCGATTCCAACCTCAAGAGAGTCACCCTGGAGCTGGGTGGGAAGAGCCCCAGCATCGTGTTGGCCGATGCCGACATGGGTCACGCCGTGGACCAGTGTCACGAAGCCCTCTTCTTCAACATGGGCCAGTGCTGCTGCGCGGGGTCCCGGACCTTTGTCGAAGAATCCATCTACGATGAGTTTCTGGAGAGAACCGTGGAGAAGGCCAAGCAGAGGAAAGTTGGGAACCCCTTTGAGCTGGACACCCAGCAGGGGCCCCAGGTGGACAAGGAGCAGTTTGAACGAATCCTGGGCTACATCCGGCTGGGCCAGAAGGAGGGGGCAAAACTTCTTTGCGGTGGGGAGCGTTTTGGGGAGCGTGGTTTCTTCATCAAGCCTACAGTCTTCGGTGGGGTGCAGGATGACATGACGATTGCCAAGGAGGAGATCTTTGGGCCCGTGCAGCCCCTGTTCAAGTTCAAGAAGATCGAAGAGGTGATTGAGAGGGCCAACAACACCAGGTATGGCCTGGCTGCTGCCGTGTTCACCAGGGACCTGGACAAGGCCATGTACTTCACCCAGGCCCTGCAGGCCGGGACGGTGTGGGTGAACACCTACAACATCGTCACCTGCCACACACCCTTCGGAGGCTTTAAGGAATCTGGCAATGGGAGGGAGCTGGGGGAGGATGGGCTTAGAGCCTACACGGAGGTGAAGACTGTCACCATCAAGGTTCCTCAGAAAAACTCATGA